From the Clarias gariepinus isolate MV-2021 ecotype Netherlands chromosome 3, CGAR_prim_01v2, whole genome shotgun sequence genome, one window contains:
- the LOC128518778 gene encoding CD276 antigen homolog, giving the protein MKLFFMLYAMSVSYSWIFCFTFLLLIHKVSVQSGHVEGVIGQTVTLPCSITPMSLDVFWRDSAGRTVCDIIAGKADYDEQDPVYKDRIKFENGNGNSSIMLSNVMKSDAGTYTCTSPNVKTQSVELTVTERPVTTERPKTQTTTQKEQSQNKKGRSGNGDMAKQADDSLPIHLCFN; this is encoded by the exons ATGAAACTGTTTTTTATGTTGTACGCAATGAGTGTGAG TTACAGTTGGATTTTCTGTTTTACCTTCCTGCTCCTGATACACAAAG tgTCGGTGCAGAGTGGTCATGTTGAAGGTGTCATTGGACAAACAGTAACCTTACCGTGTTCAATCACCCCAATGTCACTGGATGTGTTTTGGCGGGACAGTGCCGGCAGGACGGTGTGTGACATTATTGCCGGTAAAGCAGATTACGATGAGCAGGACCCTGTCTATAAAGacagaataaaatttgaaaatggGAATGGGAATTCTTCTATAATGCTAAGCAACGTGATGAAGTCTGATGCAGGAACGTACACCTGCACCTCCCCTAACGTTAAAACCCAGAGTGTAGAACTAACTGTTACAG AGAGACCAGTCACAACGGAGAGACCAAAGACCCAAACGACAACACAAAAAGAACAGAGCCAAAACAAAAAAGGGCGTTCTGGGAACGGTGACATGGCAAAACAAGCAGACG
- the LOC128518777 gene encoding uncharacterized protein LOC128518777 — protein MRIQWPYLFTQRGIFNHFELLTDINVLWALDLSIKECGQRIRKYLQTKSKSKDVQSGVSQNLIQQLMAYFDEGIEGLILRADISATAADVKRTLTLPTSPRLILLFAGDEATIGGWMITIKNHVICEGVDQSFITGLAAVFSTYYVFNLQYQEEASRTLEFVQRHFIGLNPERGTKASQVKVISKKTGKLVHKKTATVNVL, from the exons ATGAGAATCCAGTGGCCTTACCTTTTTACCCAAAGAGGTATCTTTAATCACTTCGAGTTACTAACTGACATTAACGTGTTATGGGCCTTGGACCTATCCATTAAAGAATGTGGACAGAGAATCAGGAAGTACCTGCAGACCAAATCAAAAAGCAAAGATGTGCAGTCTGGCGTCTCCCAGAATCTAATACAGCAGCTGATGGCCTACTTTGATGAAGGAATAGAGGGACTGATACTCCGTGCTGAC ATATCTGCCACGGCAGCAGATGTTAAGCGCACCCTGACCCTCCCCACCTCTCCACGACTGATACTGTTGT TTGCCGGTGATGAAGCCACAATTGGAGGATGGATGATCACCATCAAAAATCATGTAATCTGTGAAGGTGTCGACCAAAGCTTCATCACAGGGCTAGCTGCTGTTTTTTCCACTTACTACGTCTTTAATCTACAGTACCAAGAGGAAGCTTCAAGGACCCTGGAGTTTGTACAAAG GCACTTCATTGGTTTGAATCCTGAGAGAGGGACAAAGGCCAGCCAGGTGAAGGTGATCTCCAAAAAGACTGGAAAACTTGTCCATAAAAAGACAGCCACTGTAAATGTCCTTTGA